The region AAATGTTGTGTACTTTATGTTGGCTCTTGTTCAAGCTATTCCCCAATGTTAATATTCGTGTTAATCTTTAAAAGTATCATCTTAATGTTACTCAAGCTCAATCAAATTGAGACAGCATAGAGGGCATATTGGATAAGCTATGTGTTGTAGCTGGATGCTATTGATAATAgaaatcttccttaaattttcccAGTTTCGCAAAGCTGACTTTGTCATAGCATCAATGTTTTGTGATCACTTAAGTTGAATCAAAAGTGTTGTGAATGTCCCGATTCAAATAGTATTTTTGAATCTATCATAGGGGAATTtcagaaaaaaggaaaacagtCAGCGCTAATGACTGCTTAAACTGAACTGGAGCCATAAAATGAAGTCTAAAATTGAAGCATGACATTAGCAGACTGTTTGCAGTTTCCTCTACTTGTCCACATCAACGGTTAACTGTTAATCTTCCATCCAATTTGGAacgtttttgaaattaaaagtgTCAATAACCGAAGCAAACTGACTTTTTCCAGCAATTATGATGTCAATATTTCAGTGTTTTTGGTAAAAGATCGATTCAGCTAGCAGTATTTTCCTCATCATAGACAAGTAGTGGAAATGACGAGAGGATTTCTTCATTTGACGATTTTCCTGCACAATGTCTCTTCTCGTTTAATTCCTGTATTAAACTCAATATCTGGGCCGTTGTTTGCAGACTTCTAATGTCAGATAATGTTGATAATAGCACTAAACTAGATTACACTCCATTTGGAAAGCTTCCTGATCATCTGCTCGTCGAGATTTTTGTCAGAGTCCCTGTATCAGAGTGGGCTCAAATATCTTGCGTTAAAAGGCAATGGGCTAATGTGTTTCGTGGAGAATGCTTGTGGCAAGCTGCTCTCACCAGAACCTATCCACTTGCTCACCAAACTAAAAGATGGCCAGGGCCTATACCGCGAGGGCTGAGCAGAAGGCAAGTTCGAACATCTCTAAAACCAGTttgctgtttttctttcttctgttaatgttgctttcttttttctttcattcttggTTATGTTATTCTTTCTTGTCTTAATAAAGTGATCATATAATTGGGATTCTGTTGAAATCTGTAGTTTATTGCTTATAACACCCTTGAGAAATTAATGATCCATGACTGATGTCAAATTTGTCATTACCTAACTTAATGCTTTCTTGGCATGATATTAGGGGTCTGGCTGGCTGCTAAGTCTGAGTTGCATGCTGTTCTAACtctgaaatatgttttttcaggAGATACACTGCTTTATATGTCAGTAAACGCATCTTTGCTCTGGATGGTGAGATGGATGAGATTGTTGGCCATGCTTATTTGTTTCTCAAAGAGCAACTTGAATTTTCTGACATGCCATCAACTTCTAGCATACTTCATGGAACCATAATAGGTGTGCTCTCTACTGGTATCTTTGTCGTTGTAAACCTTTTCAACTATCAAATGTCTTTCATTTATAAGTTGAGAGGATATGATACGCTATCTTCCTAGTACTAGAAGCCAAGTCCTGAGGACACACTTTGATTGAGGACTTTGTTTTAGCAGATCAGTTTATTGCTTGCGGGAAATCCAGGGATATTGCCCATGAGCTTGCTTCACAAATCTGGCTTGCTGTTCTTGACAATTTGGAGGACAACGAGCATACATTTCTCATACTGAAACGTCTTGCGCTAGAGGGTGATGTAAGTTGCAGCTCTGAACATTCTGTTAATTGACCTTACAAGCAAACTGTTAAGATTACTTCCCAAATAATCGAAACTATTGCATACATGCACGTGTGTGCTATCAGTTCTAGTTTGATTGGTTCCAATTTGTATTATTATGCAGGTTTTTCTTCCATACCCATATACAAAATCCATTAAAGTGCAATGGAAGGTGTTTGAAAAGCTCTTCACTGATTTCCGTGATTGTTTCAATCATGTGGATTATTATGATGTGCTGGGTTGTGCTAAGAACAAGTTTCAACCAATACCATCTGCCTGGTTGGGTTACTAGAACTAGCAGCTCACTCCGTCTCTACTGTGTCCATGTATGTCAGTACTGTATGTATTTAGGGATGTCATATGCGACTATATATGGCAGCGAAGTGCTGTCATTTGTCTTGTTTAGTGCAGCACAGTCGCGCACGAACGGAGGATGAAAATATGCTCCGCCATTTGATGGAAAGACACTGCAAAAGTGCATATTCTACTTGATGCGGTGTCCTCTGATTTTGTCACTAGCAGCTAGCTGCACAAGTCACTGCAACACCCTGAACACAGGCCAGGAAACCATGCCTTCGTTTTGTTAACAGCATGGTCCAAACCAATAGGCCCATGGAGCATAAAATATAACGTATTTGGGTGTAATGACTAAAAGAAACATCAATCCAATCTAGCATGATATAAATAGAACTGTCGGCTGATCTCCCATGTTTCTACAGCCTCCTCTCCATCGGTTAGGATATTCATACTCTGTCTAACCGTACGTAAGCTCCCAAACTGCCTCTCTGATTGCACAAAACTTCCCTGCACTTGAAGCGTTTGTAAGGAAGAGATATACGTGTCTAGGCTGCCAGCATCAGGACTAGAAGCAGTGGCCTGGCCTGAGTGTACACGCTGACAGCTGATGACTTGACTTGGTGGATCAGTTTATAGCTTGCAGGATACTGCCGTTCGGGCCCGGTTTGTTAAAAGGTCCAAGGTGTGTGGTTAGGTTGGACCGTGTGATTCTGTTTCATCTCCCCTCAGAAGTCATATACTGGGTGCTTGccaattatagaaaaaaaatgcttaaatagaacaaaaaatcaaataaagtttgcttgtgattttgtttttttttgccctAAAGAAACATCATGCGTGTATCATGTCTTGTCTCATGTAATAAACATGTGTGCGTGGCAATGGAGCATGATACTTGGATCCTCCTCGAGATGCATGCATTGCTTGAATTTGACTATCACTTTACCATTAGTGAAtacttcttccttcttcttcttcttcttcttcctatgTAGAGTCATCAGTTTCTATCCCTCTTGCAAGCTTTTTAACACATAAAGCTCAaagaataaattcattttttagatggttaaaaattgaatatcatgttaaacttataaatttaataaagaaattattgttGAATGGTAAGAAATAATGAATGCATATTTGATAATGTGTTGTAGATGTTTATATGAACATGTATTTAAAGACACTTTTTAAAACGtttttcaacatttttaataacttaacattaaaaccatctaaaaaaactaattaacatgaacatatttttaattttttaaaaaaatcaaacatgtttatatatgaaaaagaGCTGAACAAGTTCATAAAAGTACTCTCAAAAGCATCATTGAagtctataaaattaaatatcgtATGCCATGGATAgattcataaaataaacaaaagcagCTGGGAGAGATGAGAGTGGATTTGGAAAATGAAGAGGGACGAATAAGTAAATATGAATAGAGAGAAGGACTCCCAAATCAAAAAACAGTAATGCAGGGAAAAGCGCGGCTTTTTCTGCCATGTACTTAGGCATGGATTCTGACAATATTCTCTGTACAgtgtcttcttctctctctctctctctcacttctGCACTGtaccatattattttatttttcattgaaaattgcAAAccattttaactatatttttcctttctctccATCTTGGGTTTTGAGCACGATTCAATTTTATTACCAGATTTTCTTTTGTCATTTTTGTACAAAAGACATAAAGTAACACTCATGATGAGAGTTTCAGCGATCTGTTGTTACTAATTTGCTATAAATTCActgtatttcttttattaatgatttcttttcttctttttttttctttttaaatatttcatcaaAACCATTTATGACTCCATTTATTGCTTTTGCTCTTATTGTtaaaccttttgattttttcaacccTTTCTCTCTCTGATTGTTGTACagttgtttagggttttattaaaggaaaaaaaccctatTCCTTGTTTCCAATTCTGAGGCGGTTGGGGTTCTACATTGTCTTTAAATGGCTTGATTTCTTACTTTTACTGTGATCTGCACTTGAAGGTGTGTCTTTTGGTGCTCTGcttccggttttttttttttttttatctttctttagtGATGTATTGCTGATGAGTATAATGCTGGttaatatttgtgattttttagctGTGAAATGGTAAAAATACTTCTACTTTTGCTTAAAAGTTGGTGTCTTGATTGGCATGTTGTAGGGGTCTTGCTTCATTAACATATGTTTTAAGCACCGATTTTGGAGAGGGTTTTGGGATTTTTCTGTCTCTGCTAATGCtgatttatttttgtggatACCAATAAATGTTACTATTTCAAGcttcaaaaaatatcaaaacttgaAAGCTTTCAACTTGGTTATTAGTGAAGAGAGTGTGTTTACTGATTAGGGTTGATTGCTAGAAATCTGGTGATAGTAGGGTTCTTGGAGTGAAAAGCTTTACCGTTGTTGCCGTTTAAAATTTCTGGGTTATTTTTACGTTTCTTCAAAGTGGTTATTTTTTTACGAGGGACACAGAGTTTGGAGCTGATGGGGTCACTTGGGTTTTAGATCGCTGGTTTTTTAAGCAAGCAGTTTAGATTCTGGAAAGTTTGTTGAGATCTTTGGGGAATCTAGCTTATCTGATTCTGCTTGGAACATTTTGACCTGAGGATCTAACTTTGGTGCGTTTTAAGATTTGAGATAATAGAAGATACGTAAAAGGTCCTGGAATCAGAACGTTTTTATCCATCGGAAGCTTCTCTATTTCTTGTGTGATTTTGAAGAAAGAAGAGGTTAGCGGTTTGTTGAAGATGGATTTCTTTAAAGCTAAGAAGTTTAGGAAAGCCCACAAACCAGGCCCGGAAAAGGATTTAGAAGATAAGCCTGTGCCACATCCAGAGGAGCCAAGGAATGAGAATGGTGGAGGTGGTGAAAGTGTAACTAGCAAATCAGCCAACACTGATCCTGTAGCTGAAGCTGAGGATGACGATGACGATTTTATAACCAATGAGGTAAAGAGAAGGTTGAAAGAACTGAGAAGGAACAGTTTTATGGTATTGATTCCTGAAGAAGAGTCATGTGCAGAAGAGGAGGAAGATGAAGAAGGTGAAGGTGAAGGTGAGACAAGCCCGAATGAGTGGAGGGATGTCGAAGCAGAAGGAAGGCAATGGTGGGGTGGGTTTGATGCTCTGTATGACCAGTACTGTGAGCGGATGTTATTCTTTGATCGGATGAGTGTTCAGCAGCTCGCTGAATCTGGTAAGTCTTGCTAAACTTTGATCCagctctttcttgattgatttgtaCGCTCTTTGGATTGCAATTGTTTGATACTCAGCATGCTTTGGTAGTCATGAAATTTAGCTTGCTGCATTCACTTAGAGACTTGTGTTGTGACAAAATTGTTTGAGGTCTTTTCTGTCCCTTCTTCCTCATGCTTACTTGCCATgcggtgatttttttttatgttatctgTTCCTATAAGTTTCGAATTGTTTGGCATATGTCCATCTTGTCTGATTTAGAATTAGTCTACCTGAAACCTTACTGAGATTATGAGAATTGACGACATGGATTTTCTGGATTTCTGAATGGAGCCGTGTTCCAGCTGTATTTAAAATTTGCCTCTATGAAGCCTATAAATAACACTACCATACCATATCCTGCTCAAGTCCTTTCtcgtgccttttctttttcagacCGAGGTTCTAAAAGTGTGGTTGTCCAATAAACTCCTAACTATAGGATTTTGCAGTGTTTGcttgctttccttttccttttttcagaATCGCTCTCTTTTCCAATTTGTTGAGATTAGTTTGTTGTACTTGAGGGTAATTCTTGTACAGTGAAACAATCTTCTAGTTTTCATCAGAAACAAATGTTCTATTGTATTGCAGGCTGCTACACTCCCACAACTCCCTCCCCAAGGTCTGCATCCAAAAAGCTGGCATCCCCCTTCCGCTGCCTCTCTTTGAAAAAGATAGAAGAACCTGAAGATGAAACTGAGCATCTGCAGCAGGTACAGAATGGCCCATATCAAGATATTGAAACTGCATATGTTGCTCAACTTTGCTTAACTTGGGAGGTGCTTCACTGCCAATACACTCAAATGAGTCAGAAAATCACTTGCCAACCTGAAAACCCTGCCTGTTTCAATTACAGTGCCCAGCTGTTTCAGCAATTCCAAGTTTTATTGCAAAGGTTTATTGAAAATGAGCCTTTTGAGCAGGGTCTCAGAGCAGAAATATATGCTCGTGCAAGGAATGCCTTGCCTAAACTGCTCCAGGTTCCAAATGCAAAAGGTAATATCTGAGTAATTCAATTGTTCATATGGGTTTAGTTTAAATGCCAAAACTACAATTCAGTTTATCTAGTTCCATTAACCAACTTATTCATTGTTTAAAGAACACCAAAGTAGTTCTTGGAGTTTGTGCCTCGATCATTTCTTAATATCCTAATCTGTTTAGGTTTGGATAAAAAGGATACAGAAGAAACAGAATCTGATTATGTGGTCCTTGCCCCTGATCTTCTCAAGATAATTGAGAGTTCAATCCTTAATTTTCACCTTTTCCTGAAGATggacaagaaaaaacaaagtaatgtCCGTAACTTGTTTGGAAATCAGAACCAGATTGCCACCCCTCTTCAACTAATTCAATCTTCGCTTGAGAAGGTAACGTTTGTACCATTCTATCTCTTATATTAGTGTTCAAGATTACTAGTTAAtttctttgattgtttattaTAAAGAATGAGCAAATTTTGGCTGGAGTTCAGCACAGAAAGTTGTAGCTTGTTCACTGCAATACATTTTATTGGTTTGATTGTTGTTCCTTTGATTGAGAGTTGTCATTGATGCTGCTTCTTTGTGAATGGATCTTTTGTTATATATAGGAACTTGAAAAGGATTGATTCACCACCAATGCTGACTGCTTAAATAGAAATTTCAAAAGGGATTTTCATGGTTGGCTGTGATGACTTTTTTTACACCTGATACCAAAATTAATAGCCAAACAGGAAACGAGAGCAGTGGATTTCTTCTCGTTAATCTCTCATATATATCTTGGAGTTGATAGCTGCTGGCTTTCTGGTAAAATGCCATTGGTGGATGTGTCAAGTCTTCCGACCACCCATCATTGTTCTAGTCAAGTTATATTGGTGGCACGGGAAAATTAGCTTTGGGAAATATCAACTTTTTTTACCTGTTATCATACCTATACATCGTTTTAATTTCCAGGGATGATGGGGTTGGTTTGTTTGCAAAGGCATAGATAGAGAATTGGtctgtatatatttgaattatagAGGGGTATTACAGGAGGAAAAGAATAACCTATTTATTGAAAGAGTGTTTTCAGTGCATTAGATCACAGAAAAAGGAACCTATACCTTCAGTTACTAAAACAGATTATTTTTCATACTGTTGATGGCTAACTTCTTCCTTCCCTATGAGTTTGCAGAAAAGGATAAAACTTAAGGATCTGTGCAAGAAGAGTAAAGGATGGAAAAAGAAATGTTGGCCTCAAAGCTACGAGAACGTTCAACTGTTGTTTAGCCTCATTGATATCAAAATCTTATCCAGGGTTATCGGGATGGTAAGAATCAGTAAAGAGCAGTTACTTTGGTGtgaagaaaagatgaagaagataaaCTTGCCAAATGGGAAGCTGCAGAGAGACCCCCGCCCCATCCTTTTCCCTTGTTAATAGCTGTAAGGGAAAGACGAGGGAAACAAATCCGTTAGTTGGTTAGCAGCAGAAAGCCCCTATTTCATGTTCAGATCAGTAGATAGCATGTAGTTTGCTTGTGGTAATGGTACCTTGATCAGACTACTTGCTATCTACGGATCTGCACAGGTTTTTTTCCCCTCCAGATATGTTATGCAGAAGGGGATTTCTGTAATATCTTGCACTTGTTAATCTGAAGATTGAAACGGTCAAGAAGGTAGAAGTGATGTTGCATCGGCTTTAGCCATATTGGAGTGCAGATTAGCACTCTATTTTGTGATTAAAAATTGCTGTCCTTTGAGTTTATTCTACACTTCTGCAATTGCCCTGGGTTCTCCTTAGACTGATTGTGATAGTGTTTTTGAAGTGGAAGTgctaaaatcatatatattaaaacacatGAAACTCAAATGCTGTCATCTGCCGGGGAAATAAGGGAGAAAGGGTGGATCTTTGGCGTCCAGCCACCATCTGCCGGCGAAAGTACCACCAAATGAAAGTGGGATGGTCGTGTGATGATTAAGTGGGGCGATTTGATAGCTTGAGCGGAGGAGACCCGGGGGTGGACTGAGGGGAGTGCGGGGGGGAGGAAGCTGCCGGGTTTTCAACAGCTAAGCTTACAATCCAGTCcttatagatttaaaatagttaaactCGGTACTTGTAGTTTCGTTAGTTTCAATTCAGTCCCTTAAAAGAAAAGCCTCCCCTTGTTGTGGGGTTCCACGAGGGAGGAggaggcggcggcggcggcttTGACTCTGCTTATCAGAGTCTCGGACCTCCCCTTTCTGCCAATATATCACTTTGTTCGtgtccttttttattattagctaAAGGGCATTGTCAGCTTCCTCTTGCTGAGCTATGAGTGTCTTCCACAACCCACGTGACCGCCAAGAAAAAACTCCACCATTATACCGCCGGGGGGCcccggggggggggggaatcTTGCTTGCCATGGAAACAAATTACAATTAAATGAGTGGAATGTCAAGTACATTTATTAAGTGTTGTGTGCGGGAAATAACTCATCgaagcaataaataaatatgatggAAAAAGAGACCGTGACTCTTTTTTTATAAGCACATTCGGAGGTATTTGGCCGTCCGCGCAAAATATTGTTTGtccagaatttttaaaaaatatattaaagttattttctttgtgttttttattattttgatgtcctagtgttataatatttttttaaaaaaattattttaatttatttccaagtaaaaaaaatttaaaatgccaCTTCTATAACAGGTCTTGAAATCTCTACAAGCCCAACCCATTACTCAAGTTCTATGTGaccagaaaaataaatttattatgtcTGATCGTGAATTATATTTATTGGTGATATAACTCTCTTAATCACGTGGTCAAGCAATCCCTAACGAAGTTGAAATACAACCCGGAAAGTCGAAAAACATGTTCTATAGAACCCTGACCCAAAAACAACCATGCACCTAACAACTAAGGCATGAATTCAACtataaaactttgttttaattgttaaaatcTCCTTCCTTGTATTGCATCCTCCTAATATTCTTGATGTGCCAAGAATACATGCAAAACAAAGGGAAAGGGAGAGAGAAAGATCCCTCTAGATGCCATCGCATCAAGTCCGTGTGGGACTTGAAATCCCTATAAAGTATGCACTCCAATGAATTCAAACCACATCAGAAACCCTTGTAACCCAAGTCCGAGCACAAATTTATGgacaaaaaaaacctcatttgAATGGCCCGAAAATAgttagtaaataatattttgtcgACAAATATGCCAAAACAGTAATATCAACTTTGACtgatttaaataatatgttttcgAACCCTgattgacctaaaattttatcataatatattttcatgtgtctagtattttcttataaaaattcaaCTTGATACAATATATGGTTTGAGAGATATGACTGATCTCGTAAAATTAGTTAGTCGAGATTTTAAGGCAAAATCTAGACCTAATTTGATTCATATTAGTTGGGCTTTGGCCcatattaagttaaaaaaacaagtccAAATACATTTCATGATCTTTACTTTAATATCTTTATAACTAAGGGTATTTTAAGtactttttatatcaatttttttttaaaataatttacataaaaaaatattcaaggtaAATTGCACATAGCctatttataaataaacaataaaattatcagATAAAACACAACGAGCTAAAATTAAATACCACGTACACATACTTGAaagttctctaaaaaaaatccaggtcCATCAAGGAAATAGAGTatcaaagtcttttttttttgtcaaatcaaactaaaaacaaaataatgaaaatcctttcattcattaaattaaaatcaagttaaGATATTTTACTATTAAAGTTTTCAGACTCGAGTGACTATCTTCTCGTCCAAAACAAAATTAGGAGCTggacattaataaaaaaattcatgcacaTGAAGAGTATCTCAAAGAAATATATACGTAATTAAatctattattataatttaatcatgtatttttaatatgtaaaatttTACATGTAAACGAATGGACGATggcttttaataaaaacaagtgCGAGTGTGTTTACAGCATATAAGAAATtcgagaggaagaaaaaaagaaaacgggTCGTTGACTAAAAAGCCGGTCACCGAATCACCATACAGTGTGATTTTTCGTGCCCTTTGTAGTCTATCACATGCAACAAActatttcctctctctctctctctctctatgggGTTTGGTAGAGATTTATTTCAGCTCCTATAGCTTCAAATTTCTCAATCCCGTCCCTAATGTTTCCAAGACAGAAACTATCCCCATGCAGCTTCCCGTTACAACCCTGtttggaaatgcattaaaataatatctttttattttttaaaaattatttttcatatcggcgtatcaaaatgatctgaaaacaccaaaaaatatcaatttgaagcATAGTTATATAAACTCTAtctcatttaaataaatatgtaaattcaatttatttatcgaTTTGAATTTAAGTGGACCGCcgtaattgaattcaattaaaatgtATAATTGATTCCAAATGTTAGGTTCTTTCCTCTTGAAATCCAGCGGACAGGGACGACGTGGGAAAGTTTTGGAAACACTGAGGCTGACGTTGAGATATTTGAAACTACAAGAACCAGAGTAGAATATTGATGATTCCATGGAAGTGAAGAGATGGTTCATgctttattatataaatttcgtCACGTCAGAGGTTTCTTTATTACTTTGGAGATAcgcttttaataattatattatatatcccaGACTCGGAGGTACGTACACCTGTGCCTCTCTCTATCTATCTTGCTCAGGCTTCAACCGGAAGCTTTCTCCGGGCCTGCAACCTTATCCATCCGTGGGTTTTTTAAAGCGTGTTTATCTTCCTTCaaataattgcttttttaaatttatttttaatttttgggtttttccatttcattttaatgtaaaaaatattatttaaaaacaagactttaaaaaataattattattacgaTTTCAAACCGTACTTGAATATCTGATAAATGCACTGTGGTCGTGGTGGTACAGGGGGCATccatgtaattaaattaaagcaGTTATACCAGGCTGTAAAGAAATTGCAGGAGAGAGGGTTTTGGCACTTACGCGTAAATGATAGGCTAGCCACCTGGCTTGCATGCCACGTGTCAATTAGAAGTGGATAGAGAGAGGAATAGTGGTTCAAATCGAGTGTTTGTTTAGATCGTGCAACTGATAATCTGCtgcaaatcaaattatatttgacaTCTTGTCCTTTCTTCTTGACGCGtggattaaaatagtatttcatATGGTAAAGACCATGGAATTTCAAgctattctttattttaatttaaataattatcaagaacaaaaaaaatcatatttatttaaataaaaaaataaaaatcttcaaaattaatttttgaaccCAAAAACCAACaccataattaatataattatgaatctATTCTAAATAGATTATTTCTCAGGTTGTTATAtgaaaattgaatataaaaaggAAAGTTTTTACGCCAAATGCACTCGTGCAAAATATATATCAGCATACCATCTACTCGTAGAAAAACGGAATTCATGGacaattatcaaaatatattttatttgtgtcaaaatgaaaaaaaaagaagagatttttCATTTCACATTGCTTTCTAAATTCAGAAAGACTTGtagaaaatcatcaacaatttaTATAAACAAGAACAGCTCTActgaaatatttctaaaaagaatttaatctaaatataaaagaagaaagtggTGGAAAAACTAGAAGCTATTCCTATGATCACAAGATAAAGGAAAATCACGAGGAGACATTGATTCCATGTGACCAATTTCCTAAACATATATTTGGGAGATTTCTTTCCTGCAAGTCCTGCAGAATATATCAAATCCCAAAATGGAGAGACACGCAAGAGTGTAATCACTCCAAACACGCCCTCCATGACAAGCTGCAACTTGAAGAAGCCACGTGTCACCAACATGTCTCTCTTGAAAGATCCTGAGCAAACACGTGTCCATGCATCACCCGAGGTCCTGAACCGTGTCTCCCATAAGACCAAACCACCCCAAGTCCCGCCACAAAGTCACAGCGCCACCCAGCCCCCACAAAGAGGGCAGATAGTGGCATTCTCGTCCTTCGACATAACAACACTAGAAAACAAGGTGCCTAATTATgcttaattaaatgaaaagctgtaattaattaattaattaatgtggaGGGGACAGACAAAGTCCAAAGGAAGACTTGAAATTCACCCTGGCTTCGGGGTTAACTCTGAGGTTTCTTTGCAAACTGCCATTTGTAGTTTTCAACcctaaactctctctctctctaacatcTGTGTGCTTACTCCAGAACTCTCCAACAGACTCGGGGGCAGGGTTTGTTTCAGACTCCccaggtctttttttttatcagctgGTAAGGCTCTCTCTTCCTAAGTGCTTTTCTCATCTATGGTTTGTGATCAGTGAATTTGATTGTTGAGTGGTTTGGTTTCATGTAGAGGGAGTCTGTGGCTTTAAGAATAAAAgggtttcttttatttcctttaatttgGCGATTTTGTTCGACGGTGGAGTCTTAATTGTCTGTTGGGGTTTAGTGGATTTCCCAAGTTTTCAGTCGGGgttacaaagagaaaaaaaaaatcgagctTTCATCGTTTTTAATGGTGTAGCCACATATACAGAGGCTGACCAGAAGAATAAACTTTTGCTGTTCGtgtttggtttaaatattttgtcATAATTCTGTTTGAAATTGGGTATTTTTGAAGCACCAGGTATGGACTTTTTAGAGGAAAATATTTCAGATAGTAGAATTATACAAGTTATCAATGTTTTGGAGTTgcataaatttatcaattttaaagcATGGAGTACTCTGTTCAGCTGTACCTAGTCACAGGTCAGGTGCCTGCAGCCTGCAGCCTGCCTGTGTCATCTCTATAATGGTTAGTAATTTTTACTTCTTGAATTGCAGAACTGGACCGTCATGGCTTTGATGCATTGCTGGAAACAATGTAAGTTTCTTCTCTGAACAGAAAAGAGTTGGTTGTAAGTCTAAGCAGGATGGCTACTGAAAGCCCCATGAGAATGGTGGAGAGTGGTGGT is a window of Populus nigra chromosome 10, ddPopNigr1.1, whole genome shotgun sequence DNA encoding:
- the LOC133705524 gene encoding uncharacterized protein LOC133705524 produces the protein MSDNVDNSTKLDYTPFGKLPDHLLVEIFVRVPVSEWAQISCVKRQWANVFRGECLWQAALTRTYPLAHQTKRWPGPIPRGLSRRRYTALYVSKRIFALDGEMDEIVGHAYLFLKEQLEFSDMPSTSSILHGTIIDQFIACGKSRDIAHELASQIWLAVLDNLEDNEHTFLILKRLALEGDVFLPYPYTKSIKVQWKVFEKLFTDFRDCFNHVDYYDVLGCAKNKFQPIPSAWLGY
- the LOC133704231 gene encoding uncharacterized protein LOC133704231; this encodes MDFFKAKKFRKAHKPGPEKDLEDKPVPHPEEPRNENGGGGESVTSKSANTDPVAEAEDDDDDFITNEVKRRLKELRRNSFMVLIPEEESCAEEEEDEEGEGEGETSPNEWRDVEAEGRQWWGGFDALYDQYCERMLFFDRMSVQQLAESGCYTPTTPSPRSASKKLASPFRCLSLKKIEEPEDETEHLQQVQNGPYQDIETAYVAQLCLTWEVLHCQYTQMSQKITCQPENPACFNYSAQLFQQFQVLLQRFIENEPFEQGLRAEIYARARNALPKLLQVPNAKGLDKKDTEETESDYVVLAPDLLKIIESSILNFHLFLKMDKKKQSNVRNLFGNQNQIATPLQLIQSSLEKKRIKLKDLCKKSKGWKKKCWPQSYENVQLLFSLIDIKILSRVIGMVRISKEQLLWCEEKMKKINLPNGKLQRDPRPILFPC